Genomic DNA from Deinococcota bacterium:
AGCCTACCGGGACCTGGACGCCTGGCCGGCAGGGCGCATCCTGGAGGCGGTGGTGGCGAGCAGCGCCCGGGCGGTGCGGGCGGTGGAGCGGGCGCTGCCCCAGCTCGAGCGGGCAGCGGAGGCGCTTAAGGGCCGTCTGGAGGCGGGTGGCCGCCTCGTCTACGTGGGCGCCGGCACCTCGGGCAGGCTGGCCCTGCTCGATTCGGCCGAACTCTACCCGACCTTCGGCTGGGAAGGCGGTCAGGTGCTGTTGGCCGGCGGCGGCGAGGCCTGGAGCAGGGCCAAGGAAGGCGCCGAGGACGACGAGGACGCGGCCAGGGGGGAGATCGGGGCGCTCGAGCTCGGCGCCGGCGACGCCGTCATCGGCGTCGCCGCCAGCGGCCGCACCCCTTACACCGTAGCGGCCCTGCGCGCCGCCAGGGAAAGGGGCGCCTTGACCATCGGCGTCGCCAACAACGTGGGTGCGCCGCTGCTCATGGTCGCCGACATCGGCGTCCTTTTAGATACCGGAGCCGAGGTCTTAGCGGGCTCGACGCGCTTGGCGGCGGGCACCGCGCAGAAGGTCGCCTTGGGCGCGCTCTCGACGGCGGTTCTGGTGCGGCTCGGCGGCGCCTACGGCAACCGCATGGTGGGGATGCGGCCGGTCAACGACAAGCTCAAGCGCCGCGCCGCGCTCATGGTCGCCGACGCCAGCGGCGCTCC
This window encodes:
- a CDS encoding N-acetylmuramic acid 6-phosphate etherase; the encoded protein is MNTETMNEAYRDLDAWPAGRILEAVVASSARAVRAVERALPQLERAAEALKGRLEAGGRLVYVGAGTSGRLALLDSAELYPTFGWEGGQVLLAGGGEAWSRAKEGAEDDEDAARGEIGALELGAGDAVIGVAASGRTPYTVAALRAARERGALTIGVANNVGAPLLMVADIGVLLDTGAEVLAGSTRLAAGTAQKVALGALSTAVLVRLGGAYGNRMVGMRPVNDKLKRRAALMVADASGAPLDRARAVLEETAWDIRAATVMLVGGHSLEAARARLQSCGNRVREALEER